In a genomic window of Myxococcales bacterium:
- a CDS encoding rhodanese-like domain-containing protein gives MRISSLALTLALALGATVTAGCSKDSAKPAAKAAPAEVSVDDLAKQLAAKAARPVDANGTKTRKDVGFIPGAVLLTDYETYAASELPADKAEPLVFYCANTQCGASHEAAAKAVAMGYKDVKVLPAGIMGWTEAGQRVEKL, from the coding sequence ATGCGGATCTCCTCGCTCGCGCTGACGCTCGCTCTCGCTCTCGGTGCCACCGTCACCGCGGGCTGCTCCAAGGACTCGGCCAAGCCGGCCGCCAAGGCCGCGCCGGCCGAGGTCTCGGTCGACGACCTCGCCAAGCAGCTCGCGGCCAAGGCCGCGCGCCCGGTCGACGCCAACGGCACCAAGACCCGCAAGGACGTCGGCTTCATCCCCGGCGCGGTGCTCTTGACCGACTACGAGACCTACGCCGCCAGCGAGCTGCCCGCCGACAAGGCCGAGCCGCTGGTGTTCTACTGCGCCAACACCCAGTGCGGCGCGTCGCACGAGGCCGCGGCCAAGGCCGTGGCCATGGGCTACAAGGACGTCAAGGTGCTCCCGGCCGGCATCATGGGCTGGACCGAGGCCGGGCAGCGCGTCGAGAAGCTGTGA
- a CDS encoding ABC transporter substrate-binding protein yields MATAAACTPRTHRTPDDTLVVLIESPPRTSDPRVTVSSMDQKLSRLVCPGLVVMDAPDSEPRLGLAERIEQIDALTWEATVRADVRFSDGTPVTADDVAWTYESTIAGGSKTMGERFVSFERRDDRRVRFHLRLPLATFMTDVDLGVAARHGADAKDKFPGGIALCAGPYRVDALGNDRVRLSRNPYFAGPAPAVPKIDIRVVRDAAARIVMLAGGSADLVQNAIRPDLIDDVLARPRLAELRGPSTVLSYLMFNTRDPLLADVRVRRALALALDRPTIVARKFAGRAVLATGLLPPDHWAYRAPAQPLVRDLAEAGRLLDAAGYPDPDGPGGAPRLALVYKTSSDQFRVAIARVIAAQLAELDVEVEVRPFEFGTFFADVKKGSYQLASMQTAEITEPDMYYPYFHSSRIPDVGHPDDTNRWRYVNPEVDRLLEAGRQEGDRARRVELYAQAQALLSRDLPIVPLWHEDNVAIVNRAVTGYHVLPNARWSAFAEVVKQ; encoded by the coding sequence TTGGCGACGGCCGCGGCGTGCACGCCGCGCACGCACCGCACCCCCGACGACACCCTGGTCGTGCTGATCGAGAGCCCGCCGCGGACCTCGGATCCGCGCGTGACCGTGAGCTCGATGGATCAGAAGCTGTCGCGGCTGGTGTGCCCGGGGCTGGTGGTCATGGACGCGCCCGACTCGGAGCCGCGCCTGGGCCTGGCCGAGCGGATCGAGCAGATCGACGCGCTGACCTGGGAGGCGACCGTGCGCGCCGACGTGCGGTTCTCCGACGGCACGCCGGTGACCGCCGACGACGTCGCCTGGACCTACGAGTCGACGATCGCCGGCGGCTCGAAGACCATGGGCGAGCGGTTCGTGTCGTTCGAGCGGCGCGATGATCGGCGCGTGCGCTTCCACCTGCGGCTGCCGCTGGCGACGTTCATGACCGACGTCGATCTCGGCGTCGCCGCCCGCCACGGCGCCGACGCCAAGGACAAGTTCCCCGGTGGCATCGCGCTGTGCGCCGGGCCGTACCGGGTCGACGCGCTCGGCAACGATCGGGTGCGGCTGTCGCGCAACCCGTACTTCGCGGGCCCGGCGCCGGCGGTCCCCAAGATCGACATCCGGGTCGTGCGCGACGCCGCCGCGCGCATCGTCATGCTGGCCGGCGGCTCGGCCGACCTGGTCCAGAACGCGATCCGCCCCGATCTGATCGACGACGTGCTGGCGCGGCCGCGCCTGGCCGAGCTGCGCGGCCCGTCCACCGTGCTGTCGTACCTGATGTTCAACACCCGCGATCCGCTGCTGGCCGACGTGCGGGTGCGGCGGGCGCTGGCGCTGGCGCTCGATCGGCCGACGATCGTCGCGCGCAAGTTCGCGGGCCGGGCGGTGCTGGCGACCGGGCTGTTGCCGCCGGATCACTGGGCCTACCGCGCGCCGGCGCAGCCGCTGGTGCGCGATCTGGCCGAGGCCGGGCGCCTGCTCGACGCCGCCGGCTACCCCGATCCCGACGGCCCCGGTGGCGCGCCGCGCCTGGCGCTGGTCTACAAGACCTCGAGCGATCAGTTCCGGGTCGCGATCGCGCGGGTGATCGCGGCGCAGCTGGCCGAGCTCGACGTCGAGGTCGAGGTGCGGCCGTTCGAGTTCGGCACGTTCTTCGCCGACGTGAAGAAGGGCAGCTATCAGCTGGCGTCGATGCAGACCGCCGAGATCACCGAGCCCGACATGTACTATCCGTACTTCCACTCGTCGCGCATCCCCGACGTCGGCCACCCCGACGACACCAACCGCTGGCGCTACGTCAACCCCGAGGTCGACCGCCTGCTCGAGGCCGGGCGCCAGGAGGGCGATCGGGCCCGGCGCGTCGAGCTGTACGCCCAGGCCCAGGCGCTGCTGTCGCGCGATCTCCCGATCGTGCCGCTGTGGCACGAGGACAACGTCGCGATCGTCAACCGCGCGGTCACCGGCTACCACGTCCTGCCCAACGCGCGGTGGTCGGCGTTCGCCGAGGTGGTCAAGCAGTGA
- the dacB gene encoding D-alanyl-D-alanine carboxypeptidase/D-alanyl-D-alanine-endopeptidase, which translates to MLALVGASIVTPRARSQAADPPPVDGDAGVAAPAPESDEDDQGDDGGVALPPAPADPAARRAWLTQQLDGAVAAAPALARAAIGAVVVDVTTGEVLWGHDADRPQPLASVQKVLTTTAALRALGPSFRWRTTIYGEQFDPATGVVDGDLIVRGRGDPTFGSRDLAVMARDLRWRGVETVTGDLVFDGSYFDDVDEPPRYADQPKERAGYRAPIAAASLERNAVTVVVVADRVGLGLARVSLDPPGGDHVRLIEDGVVTVATGRTRISVGTTVKRDHLELRVSGQIAAADAVWFGRRRIDDPTAQFGEALRIALADAGIRVRGKRLVRRALAPTAKVTILAEHESAALADVVRAMAKASDNFLAETVLKTIGAEARAAAGGGPATWADGLAVVHQLLVDAGAPAGGFRVENGSGLYDASSVSASAVAKVLVAGWRDFRVGPELASALAIGGVDGTLRRRFTGPEVRGRVRGKTGTLAAVSSLAGLAGADGLHPLAFVVLIDALPAGTRPVARQLQDAIATAALAYASR; encoded by the coding sequence GTGCTCGCGCTCGTAGGCGCGAGTATCGTCACGCCCCGCGCGCGCTCGCAAGCCGCCGATCCCCCGCCGGTCGACGGCGACGCCGGGGTCGCGGCGCCGGCGCCCGAGTCCGACGAGGACGACCAGGGCGACGACGGCGGCGTGGCGCTGCCGCCCGCGCCCGCCGATCCCGCGGCCCGGCGCGCCTGGCTGACCCAGCAGCTCGACGGCGCGGTCGCCGCGGCGCCGGCCCTGGCGCGGGCCGCGATCGGCGCGGTCGTCGTCGACGTCACCACCGGCGAGGTGCTGTGGGGCCACGACGCCGACCGACCGCAGCCGCTGGCGTCGGTGCAGAAGGTCCTGACCACGACCGCGGCCCTGCGCGCGCTCGGGCCCAGCTTCCGCTGGCGCACGACCATCTACGGCGAGCAGTTCGATCCCGCGACCGGCGTCGTCGACGGTGACCTGATCGTGCGCGGCCGCGGCGATCCGACGTTCGGCAGCCGCGACCTGGCGGTGATGGCCCGCGACCTGCGCTGGCGCGGCGTCGAGACGGTCACCGGCGACCTGGTCTTCGACGGCAGCTACTTCGACGACGTCGACGAGCCGCCCCGCTACGCCGACCAGCCCAAGGAGCGGGCCGGCTACCGCGCGCCGATCGCCGCGGCCTCGCTCGAGCGCAACGCGGTCACGGTGGTCGTGGTCGCCGATCGGGTCGGGCTCGGCCTGGCCCGGGTGTCGCTCGATCCGCCCGGCGGCGATCACGTGCGCCTGATCGAGGACGGCGTCGTGACCGTGGCCACCGGGCGCACGCGCATCTCGGTCGGCACGACGGTCAAGCGCGATCACCTCGAGCTCCGGGTCAGCGGCCAGATCGCCGCGGCCGACGCGGTCTGGTTCGGCCGGCGCCGGATCGACGATCCGACGGCGCAGTTCGGCGAGGCCCTGCGGATCGCCCTGGCCGACGCCGGCATCCGCGTCCGCGGCAAGCGCCTGGTCCGGCGCGCGCTGGCGCCGACCGCCAAGGTCACGATCCTGGCCGAGCACGAGAGCGCGGCGCTGGCCGACGTGGTCCGCGCGATGGCCAAGGCCAGCGACAACTTCCTGGCCGAGACCGTGCTGAAGACGATCGGCGCCGAGGCCCGGGCGGCGGCCGGCGGCGGGCCGGCGACGTGGGCCGACGGCCTCGCGGTCGTCCACCAGCTCCTCGTCGACGCCGGCGCGCCGGCCGGCGGCTTCCGGGTCGAGAACGGCTCGGGCCTGTACGACGCGTCGAGCGTCTCGGCCAGCGCCGTGGCCAAGGTGCTGGTCGCCGGCTGGCGCGACTTCCGGGTCGGCCCCGAGCTGGCCAGCGCGCTGGCGATCGGCGGCGTCGACGGCACGCTGCGGCGCCGCTTCACCGGCCCCGAGGTGCGCGGCCGCGTCCGCGGCAAGACCGGCACGCTCGCGGCGGTGTCGAGCCTGGCCGGGCTGGCCGGCGCCGACGGGCTGCACCCGCTGGCGTTCGTCGTGCTCATCGACGCCCTCCCGGCGGGCACGCGGCCGGTCGCGCGCCAGCTCCAGGACGCGATCGCCACCGCCGCGCTCGCGTACGCGTCGCGCTGA
- a CDS encoding rubrerythrin: protein MADLKGTKTHANLKDAFAGESQANRRYLYFAKVADVEGQPDIAGLFRDTAEGETGHAHGHLDYLKRVGDPATGEPIGSSELNLKASIAGETYEYTQMYPGFAKTAREEGFEEIAEWFETLARAERSHAGRFQKGLDSLTSKA from the coding sequence ATGGCTGATCTGAAGGGCACGAAGACGCACGCCAACCTCAAGGACGCCTTCGCGGGCGAGTCGCAGGCGAACCGCCGCTACCTCTACTTCGCGAAGGTCGCCGACGTCGAGGGCCAGCCCGACATCGCGGGCCTGTTCCGCGACACCGCCGAGGGCGAGACCGGCCACGCTCACGGCCACCTCGACTACCTCAAGCGCGTCGGCGACCCGGCGACCGGCGAGCCGATCGGCTCGAGCGAGCTCAACCTCAAGGCGTCGATCGCCGGCGAGACCTACGAGTACACCCAGATGTACCCGGGCTTCGCCAAGACCGCGCGCGAGGAAGGCTTCGAGGAGATCGCCGAGTGGTTCGAGACCCTGGCCCGCGCCGAGCGCTCGCACGCCGGCCGGTTCCAGAAGGGCCTCGACTCGCTGACCAGCAAGGCCTGA
- a CDS encoding NTP transferase domain-containing protein has product MAETAVILAAGMGSRLAPSGTSEQFSKPLMAVGGKTLLERTIGCCRAAGARRVVVVTGFRHELVEAEVARLTEGDVETVHNPDWTKSNGVSVYACRELLAEPFALMMSDHVFDPSILTDLLALTPPDGSVTLAVDHKIGEIFDLDDATKVVVDNGAIVAISKSLPSYNAIDCGLFLCTPAIFAALGEVVAKKGDTTLSEGMAIIGGRGQFLPFDIGDRWWQDVDTPEMLAQAASELARRGYLDR; this is encoded by the coding sequence ATGGCCGAGACCGCCGTGATCCTCGCCGCCGGGATGGGCAGCCGCCTGGCGCCCAGCGGCACCTCCGAACAGTTCTCGAAGCCGCTGATGGCGGTCGGGGGCAAGACGCTGCTCGAGCGCACGATCGGCTGCTGCCGCGCCGCCGGCGCCCGGCGCGTCGTCGTCGTCACCGGCTTCCGGCACGAGCTGGTCGAGGCCGAGGTCGCGCGCCTGACCGAGGGCGACGTCGAGACCGTCCACAACCCCGACTGGACCAAGTCCAACGGGGTCTCGGTCTACGCGTGCCGCGAGCTCCTGGCCGAGCCGTTCGCGCTGATGATGAGCGACCACGTGTTCGACCCGTCGATCCTGACCGACCTGCTGGCGCTGACGCCGCCCGACGGCTCGGTCACGCTCGCGGTCGATCACAAGATCGGCGAGATCTTCGACCTCGACGACGCGACCAAGGTCGTGGTCGACAACGGCGCGATCGTCGCGATCTCGAAGTCGCTGCCCAGCTACAACGCGATCGACTGCGGGTTGTTCCTGTGCACGCCGGCGATCTTCGCCGCGCTCGGCGAGGTGGTCGCGAAGAAGGGCGACACGACCCTGTCCGAGGGCATGGCGATCATCGGCGGCCGCGGCCAGTTCCTGCCGTTCGACATCGGCGACCGCTGGTGGCAGGACGTCGACACGCCCGAGATGCTCGCGCAGGCCGCGTCCGAGCTGGCCCGGCGCGGCTACCTCGACCGCTGA
- a CDS encoding CDP-alcohol phosphatidyltransferase family protein produces MAAHVPFAERLQRVRNWQSSEFYAALVVRPIAIVVMLVIADWRWVTPNRLTALATLAKLGAVATIVTDHFVWAAALLQLGLLLDHLDGTLARYRGTGSSFGSFFDKVSDLYTWLAITTAIGWVMYERTGRVDLLLMASLSALGQYATGYMKWLTAIEEARLKWRRAKADPAAAVARETKPPAPSLPPERTPKEWARFILSRLSRIVLFEEVDLFFWVGLALVLDRLEWVIWALAVSQGLQVLISTVWRAGHNLAFDRERAALAAAPAPEQIVGPQ; encoded by the coding sequence GTGGCCGCCCATGTCCCCTTCGCCGAGCGCCTCCAGCGCGTCCGCAACTGGCAGAGCTCCGAGTTCTACGCCGCGCTGGTCGTGCGGCCGATCGCGATCGTCGTGATGCTGGTCATCGCCGACTGGCGCTGGGTCACGCCCAACCGCCTGACCGCGCTGGCCACGCTGGCCAAGCTCGGCGCGGTCGCGACGATCGTGACCGATCACTTCGTGTGGGCCGCGGCGCTCTTGCAGCTCGGCCTGCTGCTCGATCACCTCGACGGCACCCTCGCGCGCTACCGCGGCACCGGCTCGTCGTTCGGCAGCTTCTTCGACAAGGTCTCCGACCTGTACACCTGGCTGGCGATCACCACGGCGATCGGCTGGGTCATGTACGAGCGCACCGGCCGCGTCGACCTGCTGCTCATGGCGTCGCTGTCGGCGCTGGGCCAGTACGCCACCGGCTACATGAAGTGGCTCACCGCGATCGAGGAGGCCCGGCTCAAGTGGCGCCGCGCCAAGGCCGACCCCGCGGCCGCGGTGGCGCGCGAGACCAAGCCGCCGGCGCCGAGCCTGCCGCCCGAGCGCACGCCCAAGGAGTGGGCGCGGTTCATCCTGTCGCGGCTGTCGCGGATCGTGCTGTTCGAGGAGGTCGACCTGTTCTTCTGGGTCGGCCTGGCGCTGGTGCTCGACCGGCTCGAGTGGGTGATCTGGGCGCTGGCGGTGAGCCAGGGCCTGCAGGTGCTGATCTCGACCGTGTGGCGCGCCGGGCACAACCTGGCGTTCGACCGCGAGCGCGCGGCGCTCGCGGCGGCGCCGGCCCCCGAACAGATCGTCGGACCACAATAG
- a CDS encoding inositol-3-phosphate synthase, with protein MALKKGVEIKPATGKLGVLTPGMGAVATTYFAGNLSIRKGLTPPVGSLCELGTIRLGKRSDDNTPKIRDYVPLAQMSDLVFGGWDPFPDNAYEAALRAGVLETKHLDPIKDELSAIKPMPAVFDQQWVKRLDGPNKKTGTSKMHLAEQVMDDIRTFQAKHGCDRMVLIWCGSTEVYRKPSDVHSSLAKFEAGLRDSSDDIAPSQIYAYAALKLGIPYANGAPNLAVDTEALMELARENHVPIAGKDFKTGQTLMKTILAPGFKARMLGLQGWYSTNILGNRDGEVLDDPESFKSKEVTKLGVIDQILQPEKYPALYGNISHVVRINYYPPRGDNKEGWDNIDIFGWMGYPMQIKVNFLCRDSILAAPIVHDLVLFMDFAKRAGLHGIQEWLSFYWKSPQAPTGVYPEHDLFIQLMKLKNTLRYLKGDDLITHLGAEYYD; from the coding sequence ATGGCGCTCAAGAAAGGTGTCGAGATCAAGCCGGCCACCGGCAAGCTCGGCGTGCTCACCCCGGGGATGGGCGCGGTCGCGACCACGTACTTCGCCGGCAACCTCTCCATCCGCAAGGGCCTGACCCCGCCGGTCGGCTCGCTGTGCGAGCTCGGCACGATCCGCCTGGGCAAGCGCTCCGACGACAACACCCCCAAGATCCGCGACTACGTGCCGCTGGCGCAGATGTCCGATCTGGTCTTCGGCGGCTGGGATCCGTTCCCCGACAACGCCTACGAGGCCGCGCTCCGCGCCGGCGTGCTCGAGACCAAGCACCTCGATCCGATCAAGGACGAGCTGTCGGCGATCAAGCCGATGCCGGCGGTGTTCGACCAGCAGTGGGTCAAGCGCCTCGACGGGCCCAACAAGAAGACCGGCACCTCGAAGATGCACCTGGCCGAGCAGGTCATGGACGACATCAGGACGTTCCAGGCCAAGCACGGGTGCGACCGGATGGTGCTGATCTGGTGCGGCTCGACCGAGGTCTACCGCAAGCCCAGCGACGTCCACTCGTCGCTGGCCAAGTTCGAGGCGGGCCTGCGCGACAGCAGCGATGACATCGCGCCGTCGCAGATCTACGCCTACGCCGCGCTCAAGCTGGGCATCCCCTACGCCAACGGCGCGCCCAACCTGGCGGTCGACACCGAGGCGCTGATGGAGCTGGCGCGCGAGAACCACGTGCCGATCGCCGGCAAGGACTTCAAGACCGGCCAGACGCTGATGAAGACGATCCTGGCGCCGGGCTTCAAGGCCCGCATGCTCGGGCTCCAGGGCTGGTACTCGACCAACATCCTGGGCAACCGCGACGGCGAGGTCCTCGACGATCCCGAGTCGTTCAAGTCCAAGGAGGTCACCAAGCTGGGCGTGATCGACCAGATCCTCCAGCCCGAGAAGTACCCGGCGCTGTACGGGAACATCTCGCACGTGGTCCGCATCAACTACTACCCGCCCCGCGGCGACAACAAGGAGGGCTGGGACAACATCGACATCTTCGGGTGGATGGGCTACCCGATGCAGATCAAGGTGAACTTCCTGTGCCGCGACTCGATCCTCGCGGCGCCGATCGTCCACGATCTGGTGCTGTTCATGGACTTCGCCAAGCGCGCCGGCCTGCACGGCATCCAGGAGTGGCTGTCGTTCTACTGGAAGAGCCCGCAGGCCCCGACCGGCGTGTACCCGGAGCACGACCTCTTCATCCAGCTGATGAAGCTGAAGAACACGCTGCGCTACCTCAAGGGTGACGACCTGATCACCCACCTCGGCGCCGAGTACTACGACTGA